One Maniola hyperantus chromosome Z, iAphHyp1.2, whole genome shotgun sequence DNA window includes the following coding sequences:
- the LOC138404480 gene encoding uncharacterized protein, which yields MVARTVAGCAVLLVLLVLVGLVAAGPWQPLQSPSTLDTITIIELEEPCALQGGMCMRSEDCDPGNWVRIQADLCPTQKHLGIGCCYN from the exons ATGGTAGCCAGGACAGTGGCGGGATGCGCCGTGCTGCTCGTGCTGCTCGTGCTGGTGGGGCTGGTGGCCGCGGGCCCTTGGCAGCCGCTCCAGTCTCCCTCCACGC TAGACACGATCACGATCATCGAGCTGGAGGAGCCGTGCGCGCTGCAAGGCGGCATGTGCATGCGCAGCGAGGACTGCGACCCCGGCAACTGGGTGCGGATCCAGGCCGACCTGTGCCCCACGCAGAAGCATCTGGGAATCGGCTGTTGCTAT AACTAA